The genomic window ATACAAaatacttttcagcatttttaatgtCATGATGGAATCATTTCTGAATTTGATGACTTTGTCTTTTGCTGGTTGTCTTCCTTGCAGAATCAGTGACCACGAATGCATCAGTCACTCACGATTTCTCACCTGAGAATTCTGATATTGATATTTTGGACAATGGAAAAACCGTCAGAGATTTCatagatgataaaataaaagagcGTGTTTCAAAGGTGAGCATCATGACATCATATCGTAACGCTATCCTCGTTGTAATCTATAAAtgtgggaaagaaaaacaaaatgagatcATTGATAACGGAATGTCTCTGCTCTTTTGCGATCAGGACACTGAAGACCCATTCTACGTGGCAAATCTCGATCGTCTGTATCTGATGCATCTCCGGTGGGTCACTAACTTGCCTCGGGTCCGGCCTTTCTTTGCTGTGAAGTGCAACAACACGCCGGTAGTCCTGAAGATGCTGAGTGCTCTGGGCACAGGATTTGACTGTGCCAGCAAGGTATTACATATGATCGGTTTTCTTTTCTGTCGTTCACTGTTATGGAGGAAGGTTGTCTCTTGCTTTTCAGTTTGCTCATGTCAAATATGTTTTGGTCTCACAGAACGAGATTGATCTGGTCCTGTCCCTGGGAGTGactcctgatgacatcatttatgCACACACTATCAAACCGCTGTCACACATCAAGTATGCCGAGGCTCATGGCGTAAGCAGGATGACTTTCGACAATGAAGAAGAACTCCTCAAGGTTTCTCTGAGTCATCCCAATGCCAAGTGAGTCAAGCATTGCTCATATTTctgcccttcttcttctttgagcaCTGATTCCTGGAAGTATTTTGAataatgttccagactgattcTCCGCATCGCAGTGGATGACTCAAAATCCATACTAAGACTCAACACAAAGTTTGGAGCCAGCCTGGACTCTGTTGCTCAGCTGCTGGAGCGTGCTAAAAAGCTGGAGTTGGACGTCATCGGCATCAGTTTCCACGTCGGCAGCGGGTGTACTGACAGTGTGGCTTTCATGCAAGCCATAGCAGACGCCAGGCATGCTTTTGACATCGGGGTTAGTCATCGTCATAGCAACAGATCATGACACATCCAACTTTATTGCTTACGCCTTTGTTAAAGTGCTCCCTTTATAATTTGAAGGTTAGACTACTACGAATACtcaatacattttaattcatttttatttatatagcgtaacagaaagtcatctcaaagcTCTTTACAGATGTAGCAGGGAAAAATAGagcccaacttgtcccacaagagcaagcactttggtgatggaggcaagggaaaaacttccttttaacaggcagaaaccttggacagaacctaaggctcagtGTCttgtttaccctcgccgaaggggaggcgagggtattgcaattgggtgcgtttgtctgtttgtttgtttgtctgtttgtctgtccgacaAATGCGCTTCAGGAGCGCATAACTTTTATTCCTGGTAGGTTCATCCTGTATGTTGCCAAacacagaaagtcatctcaaagcTAGCTCAGCTCAGCTCATCCTGTATGTTGCCAAACACAGGGTCAGTGAGAATCTTCACCTGCCTTTCAACAAAGGTTGTGATGTCAATAAACCTTGCTCTTCGGTTAGATTTCTCCTGTAGATCACAGGCATGGCTTCGCCATTGGTCTCTTATCTTATAATGTTCTGCATATTAGATGGGGTGTCCAGGTCATATAGGTACTGCACATTTTCCAtagcattgcagcagctgcGGAGGAAGAGACTGTATTCCTGCAGGGCCATGGCATCTTCTGTTTTGATGTGTGGCCATGACAATGCTCGCTCCATATAGGCTGACGCCAACTTCTGCTCATTCCCGTACCGTTCCTTTAATAAAGCTTTTGCTCTGAAATATCCACTTTCTGCATTAATGTATTGGAAACTTCTCACAAGTTCCTTTGCGTGTCCCTTTGTATATTGTTCAAGGAAACACAAGCGATCGTAGttattatttgtgttgttttctactCCCAttttgaatcagaatcagaatcagaatcagaagtggtttattgccattgtcagtgagggttcacagactaggaacgttgctcggtgaagtcgtgctacatctaacattaaggacaaaatacaaagaccatacaggtacagacatcaacagcagccggagtggttacacagatgtgtactagcagcagtaaactatcgtcatcacgcagtgcaaatggaaaagtgcaagttgtattcaggagtccgggacagaattattaagtgttcattagtcttacggctgagggaaagaagctgttcttgtggcgggaggttctggtccggatggaccgtagcctcctgcctgaggggagagggtcaaagagtccatgtccagggtgagaagggtcggctgtgatccgacctgcacgcctccgagtcctggagacatacaggtcctggagcgatggcagcttgcagccgatcaccttctccgcagcacgtacaatgcgctgcactctgtgtctgtccctggtggtggcgccagcgtaccacacggtgatggaggaggagaggatgcactccacgatggaggtgttgaactgcaccaacatctgggtcggcagcttgagtttcctcagctgccgcaggaagtacatcctctgctgagccttcttgatgagggagctgatggtcggctcccacttgaggtcccgggtgatggtggtggccaggaagcggaaagagtccacgatggagatgggggtaggggagtctgtgagggcgagggggggcgggggggcggtggggctgtgacttttctgaagtcgacaatcatctccactgttttctggctgttcagctccaggttgttgctgctacaccaggacaccagccggtccacctccctcctgtaggccgactcatcaccgtccgagatgagcccgatgagggtggtgtcgtccgcaaacttaatcagtttgacggactgatggccagaggtgcagcagttggtgtacagggagaagagccagggggaaagtacacagccctggggggatccggtgctgatagtcagggtgtccgagaccgtagaccccagccccacatgctgcctccgctccgtcaggaagtcggtgatccaccagcagagggagtcgggcacgtcgagctggagcagcttgtcctggagcagtcccgggaggacggtgttgaacgcagagctgaagtccacaaacaggatcctggcgtaggttcctggggagtccagatgctgcaggatacagtggagggccagattgactgcgtcgtctacagacctgttggctcggtaggcgaactgcagcgggtccaggaggggggtggtgagggtcttcagatggtggagaaccaggcgctcaaaagacttcatgactacagatgtcagcgctatcggtctgtagtcactaagtcctgtgatcctcggcttcttggggacaggaacaatggcggaggacttgaagcaggctggaacacgacaggactccagggaggtgttaaagatgtctgtgaagactggagtcagctcactggcacaatgtttcagggtgggggggaaacattgtccgtccccgcagctttacgggggttcagctttgtgaactgtctgtgcacatcctgctcctggatgcagaggacagtgggggtggggggagagtctatggaggcatttggcggtttgccctcgatgttgtgggtggaggagggggtgactggaggggtgtggggggctggttggtcaaaGCGGCAGTAGTGCATGTTTAAGCGCTGGTCAAGCGGCAGGTCGTTCtgagctcggggggctttgggcttgtcgtTGGTAATGGTCCTCAGGCCCCTCCAAACGGCTGCAGGGTCGttagcagagaactgctgctggagtctgcgtgaatactgatttagcgttcttcagctccctgctaaacctgtacttcacctccttgtagctgtctctgtctccgctcctccgcgctgcctctttctcacgtcagatctggctgagcttcggcgtgaaccagggcttgtcgttggcgtaactcaccctggtgcgcgttggtacaatgcgctcctcattgtagctgatccatgaggtcaccgtgtccgtgtcctcgtccaggttatccgtagcagccctaaatatgtcccagtctgtcgtctccaaacacgagcggagctcctcaacagcctcaccagtCCAGATCTTGGATGTTCTTGCTactggtttagcaagcttcagtctctgcctgtatgctgggatgaggtggatgaccacgtggtctgatagtccgagGGCAGCACGTGGTACAGCGCGATAAGCCCCCCCCACCgtcgtgtagcaatggtccagcgtgttctcctctctggtggggcatttaatatcctggctcagatttcccttgttaaagtcaccaagaacaataacaagagaatcagggaaGGTCCGCTCCAAACATAAAATCTTTTCCGCGAGTGCACGTTGAGCCTCGTGCACGTCGGCGgccggcgggatgtaaacagctgccaggatgaatgAAGCGAACTCGCGCGGGGAGTAAAAGGGTttgcaatgaatgaaaaaatattccagagcaggagaaccgtGTTGGGCGATCGCAGTCACGTCAGTGCACAAGTCATTGTTAATCTAGAAGCAGAGTCCGCCGCCTTTGGCCTTACCTGAGAGCAGCGGGTCGCGATCCGGGCGCAGGAGGCGGAAATCCTCCAGCTGGAGCGCGCAGTCCGGGATCTGTGCGCC from Brachionichthys hirsutus isolate HB-005 chromosome 16, CSIRO-AGI_Bhir_v1, whole genome shotgun sequence includes these protein-coding regions:
- the LOC137905656 gene encoding ornithine decarboxylase-like, coding for MDKRTHSESVTTNASVTHDFSPENSDIDILDNGKTVRDFIDDKIKERVSKDTEDPFYVANLDRLYLMHLRWVTNLPRVRPFFAVKCNNTPVVLKMLSALGTGFDCASKNEIDLVLSLGVTPDDIIYAHTIKPLSHIKYAEAHGVSRMTFDNEEELLKVSLSHPNAKLILRIAVDDSKSILRLNTKFGASLDSVAQLLERAKKLELDVIGISFHVGSGCTDSVAFMQAIADARHAFDIGNLCGFKMNFLDIGGGFSSRKDFKVQFEEVSEVINKALDECFPPESGVMVIAEPGQFYAEPVFTLAANVIGKTFVTDGGEIKKMMIYINEGLYGALGLVAMHPGLTNVEPYPQRTVTNSDKRHTTVIWGPTCDCADVLLGTYHFPEMHIGEWILMENMGAYSVTLSTEFNGFERTQLYTVVSADTWRNLHLSNTNIF